A single genomic interval of Brevundimonas diminuta harbors:
- a CDS encoding lipid A-modifier LpxR family protein has product MAGASAACAQTWAPNAFDASPDVTARLTEQTSFRVAPDARFGAQIEIPTAFRPDDRSGLSASTRNDVWIDRTDFTDRVTLETAGRLRRADGSPLPVTPVDRAELDPDAYDLRYVRGFRGARGHTASGLEVSLTPHAGLGVGSEGRSAEAGVTLKIGEGLDRLAPNGRERFGERPRWYLYAAGSGRAVGYNFARTRDGDYARSGYTQDKGSFLGDASIGVAYRKGDMQTSFGVVYREIDAGKGLRGMNGLDTDVSEGLLAFQLSIRPGR; this is encoded by the coding sequence ATGGCTGGCGCGAGCGCCGCCTGTGCACAGACCTGGGCCCCCAACGCCTTCGACGCCTCGCCCGATGTCACAGCTCGCCTGACCGAACAGACCAGTTTCCGCGTTGCGCCGGACGCCCGGTTCGGCGCCCAGATCGAAATCCCGACCGCCTTTCGTCCCGACGACCGATCCGGCCTGTCCGCCAGCACGCGCAACGACGTCTGGATCGATCGCACCGACTTCACCGACCGGGTGACGCTGGAGACGGCCGGCCGTCTGCGCCGCGCCGACGGCTCGCCCCTGCCGGTGACGCCCGTCGATCGGGCCGAGTTGGATCCCGACGCCTATGACCTGCGCTATGTCCGCGGTTTCCGCGGCGCGCGCGGTCATACCGCCTCGGGCCTCGAAGTCAGCCTGACGCCCCACGCGGGCCTGGGCGTCGGCAGCGAAGGCCGTTCGGCCGAGGCCGGCGTTACGCTCAAGATCGGCGAAGGGCTGGATCGTCTGGCCCCCAACGGCCGCGAACGGTTCGGCGAGCGGCCGCGCTGGTATCTGTACGCCGCTGGATCGGGCCGGGCCGTGGGCTACAACTTCGCCCGTACGCGCGACGGCGACTACGCCCGCTCCGGCTACACCCAGGACAAGGGCAGCTTCCTGGGCGACGCCTCGATCGGCGTGGCCTATCGCAAGGGCGACATGCAGACCTCGTTCGGCGTCGTCTATCGCGAGATCGACGCCGGCAAGGGTCTGCGCGGCATGAACGGTCTGGACACTGACGTCAGCGAAGGCCTGCTGGCCTTCCAGCTGTCGATCCGCCCCGGCCGCTGA